In Nocardia sp. NBC_00403, the DNA window ATCACCCGCACCGGGGATCCCTTGGCGCGCTTGGCTGCCCAGATCGCGGTGAATTCGAATACGCCGGTTTGGCGGAGCACCCCGACGATGATCATCATCCCGAACAGCAGCAGGATGACATCCCAGTCGATCCCGGTGTCGTGGGAGAAGAACGCCTCCCCCGAGTCGAGTACACCTGCGGCGAGGACGATCGCGGCGCCACCGAGGGCGGCTTTGGTTTTGTGGATGCGTTCGGTGGCGATCAACAGATACGCCACTACGAACGCGGTGACCGCGATCGCGGTCACCGCCGGTCACCCGCGCGACCGTCCCCGCTCACGTGGCGGCGAGGGCTACCTGCAGCAACCGCGATGCGGTGATGACACCGACCATCTGTGTCCCGTCGACCACCGCGACCAGCGGGCATCGGCACCGCGCCATCAACGCGGCGACTTCGATCACGGTGTCGTCGGCGCGGACCACCGGCATGACCGGTTTCGATGTCGACTTCGGGAGCAGTTCGCCGACGGTCTTGCCGCGCAATGCATCCGCGACCCGATCGGCCACCGACTCCGATAACACCCCCGCCAGCGATGGGTCGTCCTGCACGTATCCCGGCACCAGGAAGCGCACCACCTGCGAGGCAGGCAGTACTGCTCGCGGCACGCGATCGCCGTCGGTTACCACGATGCCAGGTAGTCGATGCTCGGCCAGCAGCTTCGCTGCGGCCAGCGCATCGGAGTCCTTGGTCACCGACGGATAGTCCTCGGCTATCTGACTTGCGTGCACATGTGCACGATACGGCTCGGCCGACCCCTGTCGAGGTACATCTGCCCTTGTCGGCACCAGCCGCTGGATCGGATACTGCCCCGCCGTCGGTAAAGGTAAGCACCAGCAGTCTCCCCATGACCGGACTGCCCGACCCGTGGTCACGGACCGGGTTGCCGACCAGACTTCCCGGCGCACCACCCGTAAAGATGCCGTAAAAGCATGTTTGAGGCAAACCGACAACCGTCTACGATCCACCACCACAACAGATCTGCCCTGTCGGCCTCCGCAGCAATGGCAGTCAGCGCGCACCACAGTCCACCCACCGGTACCGGGTGACGGTGGTAGAGCTGCGACGGACACCTCGCCGAGTCCGTCCTGCTGCTCGACACCACTACGAACTGAGCCGGTTCATCTCCGGTCGTAGGGCTAGAGGGGCGACGGTTCGAGGGCGCCGCCCGCCGTGGCGTCGGCACCCTCGAGCTGTTCAGGAGTTGAGGTCGCGCTGGTTGAACCAGGCCAGGCCCGCGGTTGACAGGACCGCTGAGATAGCCAAAAGGGTTGCGGCGTCGGCCCATTGCATTCCATTCCGCAACGGCTCGCCGCCGATGTAGTAGTGGAACGGTGACAGGTATTTCAGCCAGTCGGCGCCGAGGACACTGGCGAGGCTGTAGGCGGCGTAGGTGAGTACCCCGATTCCTGCGGCACCGGCGAGGACGGGTCCGCGACGTCCGATGGCGGCGCCGAGGCCGATTGCCAGTGCACCGAAGGTGATTGCCAGCAGGGCCAGGTTGAGGCATTGGGCCGCAAACTCGCCGACGCTGATCGAGTCGAGATCAGCAGCGGATCGGATCGTCAGCATGCCGAGAAAGACCAGCATCCCGATCGCGACAGCGCCGGTGACCAGAGCGGTGAAGCGTTGCAGCGCGAGCCGGGTTCGGCTGACCGGGTACGCGAGCAACAGGTCCAGGTATCCGGATTCCTCGTCGCCCGCGATGGCGCGGGCACCGAAGGTGACACCAAAGATCATCGCCAGCAGCGGCAGCAGGAGCCCGAACACGCTGGAGCCGAGATAGCCTGCGGCCGAGGACATGTCGTCCAGGCGCAGCGCTTCACGCATCGCATCGGGGTAGTTCTGCACCGCGTCGGCCATTCCGCCGCTCGCCACTTGTGGGTAGAACCCGGCGTACATCAGACCGACTGCGGCGATGCCGGCCGACCACGCGACCAGCGAGCGGCGATTGTCGGTAATTGTCTGGGTGTAGATGTCAGGCAGCATCGGATTCTCCGGTGTAGTAGCCGTGGAACAGGTCTTCGAGCGCGGGTTCGGTCACCGACAAAGCGACGACCTGGTGTGCCACGAGAGTCCGCAG includes these proteins:
- a CDS encoding CBS domain-containing protein — its product is MHASQIAEDYPSVTKDSDALAAAKLLAEHRLPGIVVTDGDRVPRAVLPASQVVRFLVPGYVQDDPSLAGVLSESVADRVADALRGKTVGELLPKSTSKPVMPVVRADDTVIEVAALMARCRCPLVAVVDGTQMVGVITASRLLQVALAAT
- a CDS encoding ABC transporter permease subunit, with product MLPDIYTQTITDNRRSLVAWSAGIAAVGLMYAGFYPQVASGGMADAVQNYPDAMREALRLDDMSSAAGYLGSSVFGLLLPLLAMIFGVTFGARAIAGDEESGYLDLLLAYPVSRTRLALQRFTALVTGAVAIGMLVFLGMLTIRSAADLDSISVGEFAAQCLNLALLAITFGALAIGLGAAIGRRGPVLAGAAGIGVLTYAAYSLASVLGADWLKYLSPFHYYIGGEPLRNGMQWADAATLLAISAVLSTAGLAWFNQRDLNS